The following are from one region of the Litorilinea aerophila genome:
- a CDS encoding YdcF family protein: MFLFLFKLLPLFIYPLGLACLFLALGLLLHRRPGWQSAGVSLALLTLLVFGNRWVAKGLASSLEWQYLPEGEIPEAEVIVILGGATRPHEDPRPLTEVNEGGDRLLYGAWLYHQGKAPAVLVSGGYIEWLGSTTPEAQSMRESLLLLGVPDEAIWLEAESRNTYENGLRVQAMLEPMGIRRIILVTSAMHMPRSVLIFRKLGFEVIPAPTDFMVTQAEMAYLRRGDWQVQLLNLVPAADNLELSTRVLKEYIGILVYRLRGWL, encoded by the coding sequence ATGTTCCTCTTCCTGTTCAAGTTACTGCCGCTCTTCATCTATCCCTTGGGCCTGGCCTGTCTCTTTCTGGCCTTGGGCTTGCTGCTGCATCGGCGGCCCGGCTGGCAGAGCGCCGGCGTCAGCCTGGCCCTCCTCACCCTCCTGGTCTTCGGCAACCGGTGGGTGGCCAAGGGGCTGGCCAGCAGCCTGGAATGGCAGTACCTGCCCGAAGGGGAGATCCCGGAGGCGGAGGTGATCGTCATTTTGGGTGGCGCCACCAGGCCGCACGAAGATCCCCGGCCCCTGACGGAGGTCAACGAGGGTGGCGACCGCCTCCTCTACGGCGCCTGGCTCTACCACCAGGGGAAGGCCCCGGCCGTTCTGGTCAGTGGGGGATACATCGAGTGGCTGGGCTCCACCACGCCTGAAGCCCAGAGCATGCGGGAGAGCCTTCTGCTGCTGGGCGTGCCGGACGAAGCCATCTGGCTGGAGGCAGAGAGCCGTAACACCTACGAAAACGGGCTGCGGGTCCAGGCCATGCTGGAGCCCATGGGCATCCGTCGCATCATCCTGGTTACCTCGGCCATGCACATGCCCCGGTCTGTCCTCATCTTTCGCAAGCTGGGCTTCGAGGTCATCCCCGCCCCGACCGACTTCATGGTCACCCAGGCCGAGATGGCCTACCTCCGCCGTGGAGACTGGCAGGTCCAGCTCCTGAACCTGGTGCCCGCGGCCGACAACCTGGAGCTCTCCACCCGGGTGTTGAAGGAGTACATCGGGATTCTGGTGTACCGGCTACGCGGCTGGCTGTGA
- a CDS encoding trypsin-like peptidase domain-containing protein, giving the protein MATSSRLRTFRLWLALIGILAGFSLAPPVQADSHQPAEPPARVPLAAQASTQGPIDNLEDARQAVIQIEAVGTFMDPAEGLVANAAGRGSGFIIDETGIAVTNNHVVTGGALFKVYVDGYDRPLNARVLGVSECADLAVIDIQGEGFPYLQWYEGPIRVGLDVYAAGFPLGDPEYTLTRGIISKARASGETSWASVDQVLQHDASLNPGNSGGPLLDAQGRVVGVNYRRNEADQFFAISRDEALPLIALLREGHDVDSIGINGEAVTDGQDLFGIWVASVKSGSPADRVGLQPGDVILTMEGVSLATDGTMSTYCDILRSHSPEDVLSLEVLRLSTQEILQGQLNGRPLEPKLSFASQFEQQGQTQAEAGTPGTAQEPAPPAYDEYMTITDEQGIFSVEVPTTWVDVTDTPWQAGDEIIGISLFASPDLDAFADDWGVPGLLLRYSEVLAQEMTTDDLLDVLDLSSDCTYKERSPLSVGNLSGAFDVWVSCAEAQTAALVAALAPPGGEFLVRVEIYVASDADLDVVDRVFNTLVVTPPGAQVETAAATEPASGDEPPDTTGLQYDYVAVEDETISALLPAAWSDHFSDEWLIDGESIGRQFSASTDLAAFNDSWSIPGVFIYTVLELADDFDPVDGLDASDFSDICQYDDRAQHSHTIFGVSYQGAYDIWHNCGDEENIYLVLSAVSEPRDHAVLIYFLGTSEADVEAFDVLARSFFVSTPVTAPIIQESQQASQPIAYTTVADAEGLVAVDVPESWADVGNEDWILENEVVGRMLTAAPDLDAFINGWDTPGVLIGASQLLASLMTPAEVLDLFDFSDECTADDRYEYADAVISGVYDVWLDCGGSGGTFVVLAVNPVADGDLLLLLLINLPDETDLPAFERILQSLSPGNVGRGPEPPVATVIVNALNVRNGPGTNYSRVGAVRDGTELQVAGQVNECAWLFVTTPDGLDGWVSGNPQYVSLSVPCAQIPAVEPPPPPRQSSPAAPAAGSAQQPAPANSQQGCYLFQNHLGAELTITFTGQGGSWNQTFKLGPQAEVEKCFPPGRYTYTLDAPPPWGSTNGELEVRAGDYYLFPVRGE; this is encoded by the coding sequence ATGGCAACAAGTTCACGTCTGCGTACCTTCCGTCTCTGGCTGGCCCTGATCGGAATCCTGGCCGGTTTCAGCCTCGCTCCGCCTGTCCAGGCGGACAGCCACCAGCCGGCCGAGCCGCCCGCCCGGGTTCCCCTGGCTGCCCAGGCCAGCACCCAGGGTCCCATCGACAACCTGGAAGATGCCCGTCAGGCGGTCATCCAGATCGAAGCGGTGGGCACCTTCATGGATCCCGCCGAAGGGCTGGTGGCCAACGCGGCCGGCAGGGGCTCCGGCTTCATCATCGACGAGACCGGCATCGCCGTCACCAACAACCACGTGGTGACCGGCGGCGCCCTCTTCAAGGTCTACGTGGATGGCTACGACAGGCCCCTCAACGCCCGGGTGCTGGGCGTCTCTGAATGTGCCGACCTGGCCGTCATCGACATCCAGGGCGAAGGCTTCCCCTACCTCCAGTGGTACGAAGGCCCCATCCGGGTGGGACTGGACGTCTACGCCGCCGGCTTCCCCCTGGGTGACCCCGAGTACACCCTCACCCGGGGCATCATCTCCAAGGCCCGGGCCAGCGGCGAAACCAGCTGGGCCTCGGTGGACCAGGTCCTCCAGCACGATGCCAGCCTCAACCCTGGCAACTCTGGCGGCCCCTTGCTGGATGCCCAGGGGCGGGTGGTGGGCGTCAACTACCGCCGCAATGAAGCCGACCAGTTCTTCGCCATTTCTCGAGACGAGGCCTTGCCCCTGATCGCCCTGCTGCGGGAAGGCCACGACGTGGACTCCATCGGCATCAACGGCGAGGCGGTCACCGATGGCCAGGACCTGTTCGGCATCTGGGTGGCTTCGGTGAAGTCCGGCTCGCCAGCCGACCGGGTGGGCCTCCAGCCTGGCGACGTCATCCTGACCATGGAAGGGGTCAGCCTGGCCACCGACGGCACCATGTCCACCTACTGCGACATCCTGCGCAGCCACAGCCCGGAGGATGTCCTTTCGTTGGAGGTGTTGCGCCTGAGCACCCAGGAGATCCTCCAGGGCCAGCTCAACGGCCGTCCCCTGGAGCCCAAGCTTTCCTTTGCCAGCCAGTTCGAGCAGCAAGGGCAGACACAGGCGGAAGCGGGTACGCCCGGAACGGCCCAGGAGCCGGCCCCGCCCGCATACGACGAGTACATGACCATCACCGACGAGCAGGGTATTTTCTCCGTGGAGGTGCCCACCACCTGGGTGGACGTGACCGATACCCCCTGGCAGGCCGGGGATGAGATCATCGGCATCAGCCTCTTTGCCTCGCCGGACCTGGACGCCTTTGCCGACGATTGGGGCGTGCCGGGCCTGCTCCTGCGCTACTCCGAAGTGCTGGCCCAGGAGATGACCACCGACGACCTGTTGGACGTCCTGGATCTCTCCAGCGACTGTACCTACAAAGAGCGTTCTCCCCTCTCGGTGGGGAACCTCTCCGGCGCCTTCGATGTCTGGGTGAGCTGTGCGGAAGCCCAGACGGCCGCGCTGGTGGCGGCGCTGGCACCTCCTGGCGGCGAGTTCCTGGTGCGCGTTGAGATTTACGTGGCGAGCGATGCCGACCTGGATGTGGTGGACCGGGTCTTCAACACCCTGGTGGTCACCCCGCCTGGCGCCCAGGTGGAAACAGCCGCGGCGACGGAACCAGCCAGCGGTGACGAGCCCCCGGACACCACCGGCCTCCAGTACGACTACGTGGCCGTGGAGGACGAGACCATCTCCGCGTTGTTGCCTGCCGCCTGGTCCGACCACTTCAGTGACGAGTGGCTCATCGACGGCGAATCCATCGGCCGCCAGTTCAGCGCCTCCACCGACCTGGCCGCATTCAACGACAGTTGGTCCATCCCCGGCGTCTTCATCTACACCGTCCTGGAGCTGGCGGATGATTTCGACCCGGTGGATGGCCTGGACGCCTCCGACTTTTCCGACATCTGCCAGTACGACGACCGGGCTCAGCACAGCCACACCATCTTCGGCGTCAGCTATCAGGGCGCCTACGACATCTGGCACAACTGTGGGGACGAGGAGAACATCTACCTGGTACTCTCTGCCGTGTCGGAGCCCCGGGATCACGCAGTGCTCATCTACTTCCTGGGTACCAGCGAGGCCGACGTGGAGGCCTTCGATGTGCTGGCCCGCAGCTTCTTCGTCTCCACCCCGGTCACCGCGCCCATCATCCAGGAGAGCCAGCAGGCCAGCCAGCCCATTGCCTACACCACCGTCGCCGACGCTGAAGGACTGGTGGCGGTGGATGTCCCCGAAAGTTGGGCGGACGTGGGCAACGAGGACTGGATCCTGGAAAATGAGGTGGTGGGCCGCATGTTGACGGCCGCACCCGACCTGGACGCCTTCATCAACGGCTGGGACACGCCCGGTGTCCTCATCGGCGCCTCCCAGCTCCTGGCGTCCTTGATGACCCCGGCCGAAGTGCTGGACCTCTTCGACTTTTCGGATGAGTGTACGGCCGATGACCGGTACGAATATGCCGATGCGGTCATCAGCGGCGTCTACGACGTCTGGCTCGACTGCGGCGGCAGCGGTGGGACCTTCGTCGTCCTGGCCGTGAACCCGGTGGCCGACGGCGACCTCCTGCTGCTCCTGCTCATCAACCTGCCCGATGAAACCGATCTGCCGGCGTTTGAGCGCATTCTCCAGTCGCTGTCGCCGGGGAACGTGGGGCGAGGCCCCGAACCGCCCGTGGCCACGGTCATCGTCAATGCCCTCAACGTGCGCAACGGGCCGGGCACCAACTACAGCCGGGTGGGCGCTGTACGCGACGGCACCGAGTTGCAGGTGGCCGGGCAGGTCAACGAATGCGCCTGGCTCTTCGTGACCACCCCGGATGGACTGGACGGCTGGGTGTCGGGCAATCCCCAGTACGTGAGCCTCAGCGTGCCCTGTGCCCAGATTCCGGCGGTGGAACCGCCGCCCCCTCCCCGCCAGAGCTCACCCGCGGCCCCGGCGGCCGGCTCTGCCCAACAGCCCGCGCCGGCCAACAGCCAGCAGGGGTGCTACCTCTTCCAGAATCACCTGGGCGCGGAGCTGACCATCACCTTCACCGGCCAGGGCGGCAGCTGGAACCAGACTTTCAAGCTGGGCCCCCAGGCGGAGGTGGAGAAGTGCTTCCCGCCGGGCCGCTATACCTACACCCTGGACGCGCCGCCGCCCTGGGGATCCACCAACGGTGAACTGGAAGTGCGGGCCGGCGACTACTACCTCTTCCCTGTGCGGGGCGAGTAG
- a CDS encoding AI-2E family transporter codes for MAEQPSQSPPWSTTTKAIVASVALILLALIIWRFQSLLPPLIMAAILAYLLNPLITWLTSHTRLSRGQSVFLVYGALLLFWIGGGVLLGFVVVDQVVKLSRVLPELIPRLVDQGQAMLQEWSSRTITIGPYQWSLDTVLPGLDWAELANQARSAIQSVVSRGGLLMAQAVQATVNTVGVGFLVFILSIYISNDAPRFAAAISEIAQQPGYRHDVERLMREIGRIWDAYLRGQVLLALVIGIVVSVSLGLLGVSYALGLGVLAGLLEFLPVIGPVTSAVVAVLVALFQGDNYLGLSPVYYGLLVLGVMIVIQQVENNVLVPRIVGDALDLHPLVVMISVLMGTSLAGLLGAVLAAPVTASLKLIGIYAWRKMLDLPPFPEPEPPPPRRQNSLVRWLRVAWRAWRRRLASTHPRV; via the coding sequence ATGGCCGAGCAGCCTTCCCAGTCGCCTCCCTGGAGCACCACCACCAAAGCCATTGTGGCCAGCGTGGCCCTGATCTTGCTGGCGCTGATCATCTGGCGTTTTCAGTCCCTGCTGCCGCCGTTGATCATGGCGGCCATCCTGGCCTATCTCCTCAACCCCCTCATCACCTGGCTGACCTCCCACACCCGCCTGTCCCGGGGGCAGAGCGTCTTCCTGGTCTACGGTGCCCTGCTCCTGTTCTGGATCGGTGGGGGCGTGCTGTTGGGCTTTGTGGTGGTGGATCAGGTGGTGAAGCTCAGCCGCGTCCTGCCCGAGCTGATCCCGCGCCTGGTGGACCAGGGCCAGGCTATGTTGCAGGAGTGGAGCAGCCGCACCATCACCATTGGCCCATACCAGTGGAGCCTGGACACGGTACTGCCCGGCCTGGACTGGGCGGAGCTGGCCAACCAGGCCCGGTCCGCCATTCAGTCGGTGGTGAGCCGGGGCGGGCTGCTCATGGCCCAGGCCGTGCAGGCCACGGTCAACACGGTGGGGGTCGGTTTCCTGGTCTTTATCCTCTCCATCTACATCTCCAACGATGCGCCCCGCTTTGCTGCGGCCATCAGTGAGATCGCCCAGCAGCCGGGCTACCGTCACGACGTGGAACGGCTCATGCGGGAGATTGGGCGCATCTGGGATGCCTACCTGCGGGGTCAGGTGCTGCTGGCCCTGGTGATCGGCATCGTGGTGAGCGTAAGCCTGGGCCTCCTGGGGGTGAGCTACGCCCTGGGCCTGGGAGTGTTGGCCGGCCTGTTGGAATTTCTGCCCGTGATCGGGCCGGTGACCAGCGCCGTGGTGGCGGTGTTGGTCGCCCTTTTCCAGGGGGACAACTACCTGGGCCTTTCGCCGGTCTACTACGGCCTCCTGGTTTTGGGCGTGATGATCGTGATCCAACAGGTGGAAAACAACGTGCTGGTCCCCCGCATCGTGGGGGACGCCCTGGACCTGCACCCCCTGGTAGTCATGATCAGCGTGCTCATGGGCACATCTCTGGCCGGCCTGCTGGGCGCGGTGCTGGCCGCACCGGTGACAGCCTCCCTCAAGCTGATCGGCATCTACGCCTGGCGCAAGATGCTGGACCTGCCTCCCTTCCCGGAACCGGAGCCCCCGCCACCGCGTCGCCAGAATAGCCTGGTCAGGTGGCTGCGGGTGGCGTGGCGGGCCTGGCGCCGCCGGCTAGCGTCTACCCATCCACGGGTGTAG
- the hydA gene encoding dihydropyrimidinase — translation MTYDIVIQGGLIVNGDGAVEADLAIQGETIAAIGLDLSGRRTIDAAGCYVIPGGVDPHVHLQMPLAGRVSTDSFLTGTVAAACGGTTTVIDFVTPQPEQPMLEALTRRQAEAAEVAVDYGLHMTIPTWHAAAEERLAQVPAAVEAGCATFKLYQAYAGMMLDDVSLLRALLAVAQAGGGVVLHSETGPVLDFLRAQALAEGHTSPIWHAHTRPARLEATAVHRAAELAYQAHCPLYVFHVGCAEAVAEIVAARLRGVEIYGESCPHYLLLSAEEHLDGPEGHLFVCAPPLRSHEDQDALWQALADGDLDVVSTDHCPWTRAEKTQPDFTQIPGGLPGIEARLSLIHHFGVAEGRLSLSRWVALCCTNPAHLMGLPGKGVLAPGYDADVVIFDPEREKTLGVDSLHEAADWTPYQDITVQGWPRTVLLRGQVIVEDEAYVGQPGQGRFIARHLD, via the coding sequence ATGACCTACGACATCGTCATCCAGGGCGGCCTGATCGTCAACGGCGACGGCGCTGTGGAAGCCGACCTGGCCATCCAGGGGGAGACCATTGCCGCCATCGGCCTGGACTTGTCCGGCCGCCGGACCATCGACGCTGCCGGCTGCTACGTGATCCCGGGCGGGGTGGATCCCCATGTGCACCTGCAGATGCCCCTGGCCGGCCGGGTCAGCACCGACTCCTTCCTCACCGGCACCGTGGCCGCCGCGTGTGGAGGCACCACCACCGTCATCGACTTCGTGACTCCCCAGCCGGAGCAGCCCATGTTGGAGGCTCTGACCCGGCGGCAGGCCGAGGCTGCGGAGGTCGCGGTGGACTACGGCCTGCACATGACCATCCCCACCTGGCACGCCGCGGCCGAGGAGCGGCTGGCCCAGGTACCCGCAGCGGTGGAAGCCGGCTGTGCCACCTTCAAGCTCTATCAGGCCTACGCCGGCATGATGCTGGATGACGTCTCCCTGTTGCGGGCGCTGTTGGCTGTGGCCCAGGCCGGCGGCGGCGTTGTTCTCCACAGCGAGACGGGCCCCGTGCTGGACTTTTTGCGGGCCCAGGCCCTGGCCGAAGGGCACACCTCTCCCATCTGGCATGCCCATACCCGGCCCGCCCGCCTGGAGGCCACGGCGGTGCACCGGGCCGCGGAGCTGGCCTACCAGGCCCACTGTCCCCTCTATGTCTTCCACGTGGGCTGCGCGGAGGCGGTGGCCGAGATTGTGGCCGCCCGGCTGCGGGGCGTGGAGATTTACGGGGAGAGCTGCCCCCACTACCTGCTGCTCAGCGCAGAGGAACACCTGGATGGGCCCGAGGGCCATCTCTTCGTGTGCGCGCCACCCCTGCGCAGCCACGAGGACCAGGATGCCCTCTGGCAGGCCCTCGCGGACGGGGACCTGGACGTGGTGAGCACAGACCATTGCCCCTGGACCCGGGCCGAGAAGACCCAGCCGGATTTCACCCAGATCCCGGGCGGCCTGCCCGGTATCGAGGCCCGCCTCTCCCTGATTCACCACTTCGGCGTGGCCGAAGGACGTCTTTCCCTCTCCCGCTGGGTGGCCCTCTGCTGTACCAACCCGGCCCACCTGATGGGGCTGCCCGGCAAGGGAGTGCTGGCGCCGGGCTACGATGCGGATGTGGTCATCTTTGACCCAGAGCGGGAGAAAACCCTGGGCGTGGACAGCCTTCACGAAGCTGCGGACTGGACGCCGTACCAGGATATCACCGTCCAGGGTTGGCCTCGGACGGTCCTGCTGCGGGGCCAGGTGATCGTGGAGGATGAAGCCTACGTGGGACAGCCGGGCCAGGGACGCTTCATCGCTCGCCACCTGGATTGA
- a CDS encoding polyphenol oxidase family protein — translation MQRIVHGNGVITWTFEGLADYPVQAHVTTRHGGVSPPPWSSLNFSVSRGDSPERVAQNRRRLAAALGFDPQAMVAARQVHGTGVAKVDWSDAGSWQAGVDALITDAAGLPLFLTFADCVPLVFYEPRRHVLGLCHAGWRGTVNGAAVATLWAMQAAYGVDPACVRVGIGPSIGPASYQVGPEVLEMALARLPGASRYFHYPSNGQGEEEARPHFDLWQANVGQLVAAGVRPEHIEVSGIDTATHTDDFFSHRAERGRCGLFGMVAWLLPREPDTGTQEEG, via the coding sequence ATGCAGCGAATCGTTCACGGCAATGGCGTAATTACCTGGACCTTCGAGGGCCTGGCCGACTATCCGGTCCAGGCCCACGTCACCACCCGCCACGGCGGTGTGAGCCCGCCCCCCTGGTCCAGCCTGAACTTCAGCGTCTCCCGGGGGGACAGCCCGGAGCGGGTCGCCCAGAACCGGCGTCGCCTGGCTGCAGCCCTGGGCTTCGACCCCCAGGCGATGGTGGCGGCCCGTCAGGTCCACGGCACCGGCGTGGCCAAGGTGGACTGGTCCGACGCGGGCAGCTGGCAGGCCGGGGTCGACGCCCTGATCACCGATGCGGCAGGGCTGCCCCTCTTCCTTACCTTTGCCGACTGCGTGCCCCTGGTGTTCTACGAGCCCCGGCGGCATGTGCTGGGCCTCTGTCACGCCGGCTGGCGGGGCACGGTGAATGGCGCGGCCGTGGCCACCCTGTGGGCCATGCAGGCGGCCTACGGCGTGGATCCTGCCTGCGTCCGGGTGGGCATTGGTCCCAGCATCGGCCCGGCCAGCTACCAGGTGGGGCCGGAAGTGCTGGAGATGGCCCTGGCCCGTCTGCCTGGCGCCTCCCGCTACTTCCACTACCCATCCAACGGCCAGGGAGAGGAGGAGGCCCGGCCCCACTTTGACCTGTGGCAGGCCAACGTGGGGCAGCTGGTGGCCGCGGGCGTCCGTCCGGAGCACATCGAGGTCAGCGGCATAGACACGGCCACCCACACCGACGACTTCTTCAGCCACCGGGCTGAGCGGGGCCGCTGCGGCCTCTTTGGCATGGTGGCCTGGCTGCTGCCCCGGGAGCCCGACACCGGGACGCAGGAGGAGGGGTAG
- a CDS encoding radical SAM protein — translation MEEGTIVKDWGGKLAVALTMPNTYYVGMSSLALQLLYRMFNQHPQVVCERIFWEKGAAEAGQPLHSLETGRPAEDFDVWAFTISWEMDYFNVVDLLRQANIPPLAADRQGSRQWNGRPWPLLIAGGPGVTMNPEPMAPFFDAILIGEGEEAVPHLIDLCREGLDDPAALLKTLDQTPGWYVPSLRPSNRNHPDFRQVERLWVRRLDQYDTASTLYTPDTEFSNMHLMEIARGCGRGCRFCLAGYVYRPAREQPLDRLLASAERAIAAGHTKIGLVSAAVSDHTQIDELAVALQEMGASISASSMRMDPISVPLIRAMAATGAQTLTVAPEAGSQRLRNVINKTQTEAQMMEAISLAQELNFPQLKLYFMVGHPTETEDDIQALIDFTLEARRRFKRRIAINATPFVPKAHTPFQWEGMAPADLIRRRQKTIYRALARHGIDVRADSPDWAAVQAILSRGDRSLAQVLLAIPSGGLSVRRFFQTMAEQGLDPEHYLGPWPVGSPLPWDIVQSGVSENYFHYELKLAARNATGLSCPPDSAGCLSCGACDPDWAFRYGANENRPVPAARGGPWRAQDWQPWTRLKQERHRQVAPIELTA, via the coding sequence GTGGAAGAGGGCACCATCGTCAAAGATTGGGGCGGCAAGCTGGCCGTCGCCCTCACCATGCCCAACACCTACTACGTGGGCATGAGCAGCCTGGCCCTGCAGCTCCTCTACCGGATGTTCAACCAGCATCCCCAGGTGGTGTGTGAGCGCATTTTCTGGGAGAAGGGTGCCGCCGAGGCCGGGCAACCCCTCCATTCCCTGGAAACCGGGCGGCCAGCCGAAGATTTTGACGTGTGGGCCTTCACCATCTCCTGGGAGATGGACTATTTCAACGTGGTGGATCTCTTGCGCCAGGCCAACATTCCACCCCTGGCCGCAGACCGTCAGGGCTCCCGCCAGTGGAACGGGCGGCCCTGGCCCCTCCTCATCGCCGGCGGCCCCGGCGTCACCATGAACCCGGAGCCCATGGCTCCCTTCTTCGATGCCATTCTCATCGGCGAAGGTGAGGAAGCCGTTCCGCACCTGATCGACCTTTGCCGGGAGGGGCTCGACGATCCGGCGGCCCTGCTCAAGACCCTGGACCAGACCCCTGGCTGGTATGTGCCCAGCCTGCGCCCCTCCAACCGCAACCATCCCGATTTTCGCCAGGTGGAGCGGCTGTGGGTGCGGCGTTTGGACCAGTACGACACCGCCAGTACCCTCTACACCCCCGACACCGAATTTAGCAACATGCACCTGATGGAGATCGCCCGGGGCTGTGGACGGGGCTGCCGCTTCTGCCTGGCCGGTTACGTCTACCGACCCGCCCGGGAACAGCCCCTGGACCGGCTGCTGGCCTCCGCGGAGCGGGCCATCGCCGCCGGCCATACCAAGATCGGCCTGGTCAGCGCGGCCGTGAGCGACCACACCCAGATCGACGAACTGGCCGTGGCCCTCCAGGAGATGGGCGCCAGCATCAGCGCCAGCTCCATGCGCATGGATCCCATCAGCGTGCCCCTCATTCGGGCCATGGCGGCCACCGGCGCCCAGACCCTGACCGTCGCGCCCGAGGCCGGCAGCCAGCGCCTGCGCAACGTCATCAACAAGACCCAGACCGAAGCCCAGATGATGGAGGCCATCTCCCTGGCCCAGGAGCTGAATTTCCCCCAACTCAAGCTCTACTTCATGGTCGGCCATCCCACCGAGACAGAGGACGACATCCAGGCCCTCATCGACTTCACCCTGGAGGCCCGGCGGCGCTTCAAACGGCGCATCGCCATCAACGCCACGCCCTTTGTGCCCAAGGCCCATACCCCCTTCCAGTGGGAGGGAATGGCCCCTGCCGACCTGATCCGTCGCCGCCAGAAGACCATCTACCGGGCGCTGGCCCGCCACGGGATCGACGTCCGGGCCGACTCGCCCGACTGGGCCGCGGTCCAGGCCATCCTGAGCCGGGGGGATCGGAGCCTGGCCCAGGTGTTGCTGGCCATCCCCTCGGGCGGGCTCAGCGTGCGCCGCTTTTTCCAGACCATGGCCGAACAGGGGCTGGACCCGGAACACTACCTGGGGCCGTGGCCGGTGGGGTCCCCCCTCCCCTGGGACATTGTGCAGAGCGGCGTCAGCGAAAATTATTTCCACTACGAGCTGAAGCTGGCTGCCCGCAACGCCACCGGCCTGAGCTGTCCCCCGGATAGCGCGGGGTGCCTGAGCTGTGGCGCCTGCGATCCGGACTGGGCCTTCCGCTATGGTGCCAATGAGAACCGCCCCGTCCCCGCGGCCCGGGGTGGCCCCTGGCGAGCCCAAGACTGGCAGCCCTGGACCCGCCTGAAACAGGAACGGCACAGGCAGGTGGCCCCCATTGAGCTCACCGCCTGA
- a CDS encoding CarD family transcriptional regulator: MQFAVGQNIVHPSHGAGTVIDVQNQELVEGFRRYYVIRFDGKRLTVHVPFRRTDEVGLRKVMSRSKCQDVLDTLRKLPKPLPSNFKERRKLIENLIHSGQPTKIAEAVRELNWRGEEKRLNTADSDLLAQGREMLIQEMALATGADPMEIRQRIDRALEASVQAKLAEQNRGVEH, encoded by the coding sequence ATGCAATTTGCAGTCGGCCAGAATATTGTCCACCCGTCCCACGGCGCGGGCACGGTGATCGACGTCCAGAACCAGGAGCTGGTGGAAGGGTTCCGCCGCTATTACGTGATTCGTTTTGATGGCAAACGGCTTACCGTGCACGTCCCCTTTCGCCGGACCGATGAAGTGGGCCTGCGCAAGGTGATGTCCCGCTCCAAATGTCAGGATGTGCTGGATACATTGCGCAAGCTACCCAAGCCTCTGCCCAGCAATTTCAAGGAACGCCGCAAATTGATCGAGAACCTGATCCACTCGGGGCAGCCCACCAAGATTGCCGAGGCGGTGCGGGAACTCAACTGGCGGGGCGAAGAAAAGCGCCTGAATACCGCGGATTCCGACCTGCTGGCCCAGGGCAGGGAGATGTTGATCCAGGAGATGGCCCTGGCCACCGGCGCCGACCCGATGGAGATCCGACAGCGCATCGACCGCGCGCTGGAAGCTTCTGTCCAGGCCAAGCTGGCCGAACAGAACCGGGGCGTCGAGCATTGA
- a CDS encoding type I phosphomannose isomerase catalytic subunit has translation MSLSSQSIYPLTFDPVFKDYPWGGRNLATRLGRQLPDGIVAESWEIAAHPNGSSTVNRGPLAGLTLPAVQERLGEALVGSRNRAALAQGRFPLLIKLLDANRWLSVQVHPDDDYGLAHEGEPGKTEMWVVLDAAPDAELIYGFKAGVDRERFAQAVADGNCEAFLHRVKVQPGDVIFVPAGAIHALGPGLIVAEIQQNSDTTYRIYDWGRDRPLHIRQALEVLDFSLVEPGPVVPTVLASNGLQQEVIGHCRYFHTERLHLPQGATFAGHCDGTTFEIWGVTQGKATVHWEGEPLTLSAVAWTLLPARLGEFRVQADTDATLLRVLTPPA, from the coding sequence ATGAGTCTATCGTCGCAATCCATCTATCCCTTGACCTTCGATCCGGTCTTCAAAGATTATCCCTGGGGCGGCCGAAACCTGGCCACCCGCCTGGGCCGTCAACTGCCGGATGGCATTGTGGCCGAAAGCTGGGAGATCGCCGCCCACCCCAACGGCTCCAGCACCGTCAACCGGGGCCCCCTGGCCGGCCTGACCTTGCCCGCGGTGCAGGAGCGCCTGGGCGAAGCATTGGTGGGCAGCCGCAACCGCGCCGCGCTGGCCCAGGGACGCTTCCCGCTGCTCATCAAGTTGTTGGATGCCAACCGCTGGCTCTCGGTGCAGGTGCATCCAGACGACGATTATGGCCTGGCCCACGAAGGGGAGCCCGGCAAGACCGAGATGTGGGTGGTGTTGGACGCGGCGCCGGATGCAGAGCTCATCTACGGCTTCAAAGCCGGGGTGGATCGGGAGCGCTTTGCCCAGGCTGTGGCGGATGGCAATTGCGAGGCTTTTCTCCACCGTGTGAAAGTCCAGCCGGGAGATGTCATCTTCGTGCCGGCCGGCGCCATCCACGCCCTGGGTCCCGGCCTCATCGTGGCGGAGATCCAGCAGAACAGCGACACCACCTACCGCATCTACGACTGGGGGCGGGATCGCCCCCTCCACATTCGGCAGGCCCTGGAGGTGTTGGATTTCAGCCTGGTGGAACCGGGCCCGGTGGTGCCCACGGTGTTGGCGTCGAATGGCCTGCAACAGGAAGTCATCGGCCACTGCCGCTACTTTCACACCGAGCGGCTCCACCTGCCCCAGGGTGCCACCTTTGCCGGCCACTGCGACGGCACCACCTTTGAAATTTGGGGCGTGACCCAGGGCAAGGCCACGGTGCATTGGGAGGGAGAACCCCTGACCCTCTCCGCCGTGGCGTGGACCCTGTTGCCGGCCCGGCTGGGCGAGTTTCGCGTCCAGGCCGACACCGACGCCACCCTGCTCCGGGTCCTGACGCCTCCGGCCTGA